A region from the Thermodesulfobacteriota bacterium genome encodes:
- a CDS encoding type II toxin-antitoxin system prevent-host-death family antitoxin, whose protein sequence is MIMVNIHEAKTYLSRLLVQVAEGEEVVIAKAGKPIARLSSWEGEEGATRVLGRDAGLFSVPEDFDAPLPDAVLAEFEG, encoded by the coding sequence ATGATCATGGTGAACATTCACGAGGCTAAGACCTACCTTTCTCGCCTGCTCGTGCAGGTCGCCGAGGGGGAAGAGGTGGTCATCGCCAAGGCGGGGAAGCCGATTGCTCGACTCTCGTCCTGGGAAGGCGAAGAGGGCGCGACGCGGGTCTTGGGGAGGGACGCCGGGCTTTTTTCGGTGCCGGAGGACTTCGACGCTCCACTGCCCGACGCGGTCCTCGCTGAGTTTGAGGGCTGA
- a CDS encoding type II toxin-antitoxin system VapC family toxin: protein MLRILLDTHVWLWMIESPGRMRESVRNELADRENELYLSAASCWEIAIKYRLGRLPLPAPPGEFIPPRMERDGVRSLPVGQYHALRVASLPDHHKDPFDRLLIAQSLIDNLVLYTADEQLLRYAAPCVLVDR, encoded by the coding sequence GTGCTGCGGATCCTGCTGGACACTCACGTTTGGCTCTGGATGATCGAAAGCCCGGGGCGCATGCGAGAGTCGGTTCGCAACGAACTCGCCGACCGCGAGAATGAGCTCTATCTGTCGGCTGCCAGTTGTTGGGAGATCGCCATTAAGTACCGACTGGGCAGGCTCCCGCTGCCGGCGCCCCCGGGTGAGTTCATCCCTCCGCGTATGGAGCGGGACGGGGTGCGGTCCCTGCCCGTGGGCCAGTACCACGCGCTTCGCGTCGCATCGCTGCCCGATCACCACAAGGACCCGTTCGACCGCCTGCTGATCGCTCAGTCCCTGATCGATAACCTTGTCCTCTATACCGCGGACGAGCAGTTGCTTCGGTACGCGGCGCCCTGCGTGCTCGTGGACCGCTGA
- a CDS encoding DUF433 domain-containing protein, with protein MKKWERITFDAQVMGGKPCIRGMRVTVGTIVALIGAGRSIEEVLSAYPYLEREDVLAALTYAAWRAEEKDLPLAS; from the coding sequence ATGAAGAAATGGGAGCGGATTACATTTGACGCGCAGGTGATGGGAGGAAAGCCTTGCATTCGAGGAATGCGGGTCACGGTTGGAACCATCGTGGCGCTCATCGGAGCGGGGCGATCGATTGAGGAAGTCCTGTCCGCCTATCCGTATTTGGAGCGGGAAGACGTGTTGGCGGCGCTGACCTATGCTGCCTGGCGTGCCGAGGAAAAGGACCTTCCTTTGGCCTCCTAA
- a CDS encoding CopG family transcriptional regulator, producing the protein MRTLCAEVPDKLHARALALVREGWFKSEADLVVEAVRRYVEAHEPALMERFIREDVEWGLHGDD; encoded by the coding sequence ATGCGGACGCTGTGCGCGGAAGTACCGGACAAACTGCACGCCAGGGCGCTCGCACTGGTGCGCGAAGGCTGGTTCAAGAGCGAGGCCGATTTGGTGGTCGAGGCGGTGCGGCGCTACGTCGAGGCCCACGAGCCAGCATTGATGGAACGATTCATCCGGGAAGACGTGGAATGGGGCCTGCACGGGGATGACTGA
- the cysK gene encoding cysteine synthase A gives MARIYEDNSLSIGRTPLIRLNRVTEGARATVLAKIEGRNPAYSVKCRIGAAMIWDAEERGILKPGVEIVEPTSGNTGIALAYVAAARGYKLTLTMPETMSLERRRVLAALGAHLVLTPGAEGMKGAIAHAEGLASSDPKRYFLPQQFKNPANPGIHEKTTGPEIWDDTDGAVDVLLSGVGTGGTITGVSRYIKGTKGKPILSVAVEPKESPVISQKLAGEMIRPGPHKIQGIGAGFIPETLDLSVVDRVEQVESAEAIDFARRLAREEGLLVGISCGAAGAAAVRLAREPAFAGKTIVVVMPDLAERYVSTALFEGIGG, from the coding sequence ATGGCACGCATCTATGAAGACAACTCCCTCTCCATCGGCCGCACCCCCCTCATCCGCCTCAACCGGGTGACGGAAGGGGCCAGGGCCACGGTCCTCGCCAAGATCGAGGGGCGCAACCCCGCCTACTCGGTCAAGTGCCGCATCGGCGCCGCCATGATCTGGGACGCCGAGGAGCGAGGCATCCTCAAGCCCGGCGTCGAGATCGTGGAGCCCACCAGCGGCAACACGGGCATCGCGCTCGCCTACGTGGCCGCGGCCCGGGGCTACAAGCTCACCCTGACCATGCCCGAGACCATGAGCCTGGAGCGGCGCCGGGTGCTCGCCGCCCTGGGGGCCCACCTCGTCCTCACCCCGGGCGCCGAGGGGATGAAGGGGGCCATCGCCCACGCCGAGGGGCTCGCTTCCTCGGACCCCAAGCGCTACTTCCTGCCCCAGCAGTTCAAGAACCCGGCCAACCCGGGCATCCACGAGAAGACCACCGGGCCGGAGATCTGGGACGACACCGACGGCGCGGTGGACGTGCTCCTGTCGGGCGTGGGCACCGGCGGCACCATCACCGGGGTCTCCCGCTACATCAAGGGGACGAAGGGCAAGCCGATCCTCTCGGTGGCCGTGGAGCCCAAGGAGAGCCCCGTGATCTCCCAGAAGCTCGCGGGCGAGATGATCCGGCCAGGGCCCCACAAGATCCAGGGGATCGGCGCCGGCTTCATCCCCGAAACCCTGGACCTCTCGGTGGTGGACCGGGTGGAGCAGGTCGAAAGCGCCGAGGCCATCGACTTCGCCCGGCGCCTGGCGCGGGAGGAGGGTCTCCTGGTGGGGATCTCCTGCGGCGCCGCCGGCGCGGCGGCCGTGCGCCTGGCCCGGGAGCCCGCGTTCGCCGGCAAGACCATCGTGGTCGTGATGCCGGATCTCGCCGAGCGCTACGTCTCCACGGCGTTGTTCGAGGGGATCGGCGGGTGA